One Cyclopterus lumpus isolate fCycLum1 chromosome 7, fCycLum1.pri, whole genome shotgun sequence DNA window includes the following coding sequences:
- the edn3b gene encoding endothelin-3b, with product MLFKMLALILLQGVLTSDNSVTSELNPAGLPHASTAFGSGRSGSQLSDSPEPKSRPKRCTCYSYKDKECVYYCHLDIIWINTPEHTVPYGMSSYRGPQRIRRAVGGQASDRKEAKTQRCICAVQDADPECHHFCLLSPLQAVPIRSLHRVPGPG from the exons ATGCTCTTCAAAATGCTTGCATTAATTCTCTTACAAG GGGTTTTGACGTCCGACAACTCGGTGACATCCGAGCTCAACCCCGCCGGTCTCCCTCATGCCAGCACGGCGTTTGGCTCCGGGAGGTCCGGTTCACAGCTGTCTGACTCACCGGAGCCGAAGTCCAGACCGAAGCGCTGTACCTGCTATTCCTACAAGGATAAAGAGTGCGTGTACTACTGCCACTTGGATATCATCTGGATCAACACTCCCGA ACACACGGTGCCCTATGGAATGTCAAGCTACAGAGGGCCTCAGCGGATCAGACGTGCTGTCGGTGGACAAGCAAGTGACCGCAAAGAGGCAAAGACTCAGCGCTGCATTTGTGCCGTGCAGGATGCAGACCCTGAGTGCCATCATTTTTGCCTGTTAAG CCCCCTGCAGGCAGTACCGATCAGGAGTCTCCACAGAGTCCCTGGTCCTGGATGA